The Acetomicrobium sp. S15 = DSM 107314 nucleotide sequence TAGGCAATATACATACTTCATCATGCGCAAGGATTACGCCGACAAGAACGGTGTTAAATCCGTCAAGGATATCGTCGCCAAGAAGCTTCCCATCCGTTTTGCTACACTTAAGCCTGGCACATCGTCGGAGTTCTCCATCCGTTCCATTTTTGAAAAAGGCTTCGGTGTTGGTTGGAATGACATCAAGTCCTGGGGTGGCTCGGTGAGCTTCGCCTCTTACTCCGACGGGGCAGACCTTTTGGCCGACAACCACTTGGACTGCTTTGCCTTTCAGGTCAGCCGCGTAGCCTCGGTCATCATGGACATAGAAAGCCGTGTCGATGTGGTGTTGCTTCCTGTGGATAAAGAAGCTCGAGATGCCATGGCTGAAGTTTATGGAACGACTACATTCGACATAGAGCCAGGGGTTTACAAGAGCGTGACTGAGCCGGTTCCCACGGTTGGCGATTACACATGTATAGTGGTGGCCAAGGCCCTGCCGGAGGATCTGGTATACGAGCTTTCCAAGGCCTTGTGGGAGCATAAAGACGAGCTCGGCGAGGCTTTTGTAGACATGAAGGAGCTGAACCCCAAAGAGGCTATTTCCGAAGGCGTCCCTGTCCACCCGGGCGCGGCGAAGTTCTGGTCAGAGTTGAGGTAAAGCCTATAAATGACGGGCAGCGTTTTAAGCGGCTGCCCGTCATTTATTTTTGAGGAGGGTTTAGCGTGCGAAAGCTCAAGGGCCCGCTTAAAGCGGTTATATACCTCTATGTTGTCGCCATGGGGCTGTTTCACCTTTACACGGCGACGTTCGGCAGCTTAGAGGCTTATCTGCAGCGAAACGTCCATCTGCTCTGGATTCTTCCACTCACGTTCATCCTTTACCCTGCCTCTAAGGCCGGTCCCAAGGATGAGGTTCCACCTTTCGACTGGGCTCTTGCGGTCTTGGCCGCGTGTCCGGGGTTGTATGTCATTTTCAATTACGAGTCTATTATCTATCGTGTCATTCAGGTTGACCCCGTAACGACCGTCCAATTGTTGCTCGGCACATTGCTCACGTTGTTGCTGTTAGAGGGGACGCGACGGGTTGTGGGATGGCCTTTGGCCGTTATAGGCGGGCTCTTTGCGGCATATATGTATTTTGGCCATTTTTTACCAGGCATAGCCAAAGGTTTCCCCTTTTCTTTCCATAGAGTCATAGAACATCTCTATCTCACCGATGAGGGAATTTTTTCTTCGTCGCTCGGGGTCTCTGCCACTTATGTCATGATCTTCCTCATATTCGGCGGCTTCCTCGAAAAGAGCGGCATAGGTCCTTATTTCATGGATTTGGCTCAAGCCTTCGCCGGCCATTCGCCAGGAGGACCGGCGAAGATCGCTGTGGTGAGTTCCGCCATGTTCGGATCTATCTCCGGCTCGGCTGTTGCTAACGTCTACGCCACTGGCGCCTTTACGATACCGTTGATGAAGCGCATAGGATATTCACCCACCTTCGCCGGCGCGGTAGAAGCTGTGGCGAGCTCCGGAGGGCAGGTTATGCCTCCGATCATGGGGGCCGGTGCCTTCATAATGGCTTCTTTCCTCGGCATCCCCTACAGAAATGTTATCATAGCTGCTTTTGTCCCCGCCCTTTTATATTACGTCGCAGTTTTTGTAATGGTCCATATGAGGGCATTGAAGAGAGGCCTGACTGGACTCCCCAGGGAAGAGCTGCCATCACGGATCTCCGTGTTGAAGCGCATATATTTGGTCGTCCCGCTGGTAGGTCTGGTTGTAATGCTGCTTTACGGCTACACTCCCATGAGGGCTGCTATGGCAGGTATAGCGATGGCCTGGATTGTGTCCCTCTTCGATCCGCGCTATCGCATGGGGCCCAAGGCTATCCTCGACGCGATTCACGACGGCTCGATGAACATCTTCGTCGTGGCCATCGCTTGTGCTACAGCCGGCATAGTGGTCGGGTCGGTCACGCTCACCGGTTTGGGCTTTAAGGTGGTGAGCCTCATATTCTCGCTGGCCAGAAACATCCCATTCTTGGCCCTTTTGCTCGTCATGCTGCTTTCTATACTGTTGGGCATGGGGCTTCCAACGACCGCTGCGTATATAGTGGCCTCAGCCTTGACTGTGCCGGCCTTGGCGAAGCTCGGATTTCCCGCACTGGCTTCTCATATGTTCGTGTTTTACTTCGCCATCATTTCAGCCATAACGCCTCCGGTGGCGCTGGCCGCTTACGCTGCCAGCTCCCTGGCAGGTTCGAACCCGGACGAGACAGGTTTTCAAGCTATGAGGCTCGGACTTTTAGCCTTCATCGTACCTTATGCCTTCTGTTACGATGGGGGGCTTCTTTTGCAGGAGGGCTTCCTGTGGAATATCTTTGCTTTCTTGGGCGGCCTCGGTGCCGCTATGGCCATCGGTTGGGGGATAGAAGGCTTTCTGCGTCGGCCGCTTTCTTTTTGGAGCCGCGTCCTATTTTTGGTCATGGGCATCTTGTGCCTGTGGCCATCGACGCCGATCAGGCTTTTGGCCCTCGCCGTAGTATTTGGAGCATATATTTCCCATCGCCGCGCTTCCTGAAAGCCCTCTGGCATTACATTATTTGTTATTGTGGCAATTAGTCAGGCGAGATGAGCCGAAGACTTAGCCTCATGGAGGCGCATGCGAGATGAGGTCTCGTATAGGACCCGAGCCATTTAAGATCAAAGCGGTGGAGCCGATGCGGCTTCCGGATCGGAGCGTGCGGGAGGAGGCGCTCGTCAGGGCCAACTATAACCTCTTCGGGCTGAGGTCTGAAGAGGTTTACGTGGATCTCTTGACCGACTCCGGAACCGGGGCCATGAGCGCCGCGCAGTGGGCAGCGCTCATGATGGGCGATGAGGCGTACGCAGGTGCGAGGAGCTTCTACGCCCTAAAAGATGCCGTGAAAGAGATCTTGGGCTTCGATTACGTCATTCCCGCGCATCAGGGGCGAGGGGCCGAGAACGTCCTGTTCGGCACCCTTTGTAAAAAGGGAGACGTCATCCCCTTCAACATGCCCTTCGACACCACGATGGCTCACATCCTAAACGTCGGGGCAAAGCCAGTAGACTGTGTGGTCGACGAAGCCTTTGACCTCGTATCTGACTATCCCTTTAAGGGAAACGTCGACATAGGTAAGTTAGAGACTGTAATAAACCAGTACGGCAAGGAAAATATCCCCCTGATAATGGTCACCGTTACCAATAACTCGGGCGGCGGGCAGCCCGTCAGCCTTCAAAACATCAGGGACGTCTCGCAAGTCGCCCGCAAATACGGCATACCCTTCTTTCTCGATGCAGCGCGGATGGCTGAAAATGCCTATTTTATCAAGATGCGCGAACCGTCCTGTGCTAACATGTCGTTGAAGGAGATCATCCGCGCCATGGCCGATGCGGCAGATGGTTTGGCAGTTTCGTGCAAAAAAGATCCCTTGGTCAACATCGGCGGCATGATCACCTGCAGAAACGAGGAGATGTATCACGTCTTGCTCCCGCGCACCATCCTTTACGAAGGGTTTGCCACCTATGGGGGACTAGCAGGGCGAGATCTGCAAGCGCTCGCGCAAGGGCTTTTTGAGATGACGGACGAAGAATATATGTCTCACCGCGTGGCCCAAGTGAGGCATCTCGGCGAATTGTTGGACGAAGCCGGCGTCCCCTTCGTAAAGCCAGCCGGAGGACATGCCATATTCGTGGACGCTGCCTCTTTCCTCCCTCGCATTCCCCAGCGGCTCTTCCCCGCCGATGTCCTCGCTGCGGAAGTTTACATAGAGGGGGCTGTGCGAGGGATAGGACTAGGAGCCCTCGCTTTCGCCACCGCCGACCCAGAGACCGGTTCTGAGGTCTTGCCGAAGCTCGAGCTGTTCCGGCTTGCCATTCCGCGCAGGGCCTACACGAATTCGCACATGGAATACGTAGCCGAAGTCGTTAACGATGTTTACAAGCGGCGCGAAAGCGTAGATTACGGCCTCGAGTTGGCTTACGAACCGCCGGTCAAGGGCATTCGTCACTTCCTCGGCAAGCTGCGTCCAAAGAAGCTTTGAGTGCCGGCTACGCCTTTATAGCGGCGAGTTTTTGCAGAATATCGTCGCATTGAAGGTTGGGGGTAAGGATGAAAAATCGCTTAAAGACTCCTTACCCCTTTTACATCTGAGCCTGTGGTCCAAATTGCGTCCCATCAGTTTTTGGTGGGCTGGTATAATGGGTGTAAACCTAAAAGAGAAAGAGAGTTCACCTTTGCGGTTTTTTCATTAGTGACTTTTACGGATCCGTCTTCGGTCAGAGGTGGGTCTATAATCGAGAAGCGTAAGTTTGTTGAAGGTGGTAATGGCTATGTTGCAGGCTGTAAAGAAGATGTTAGGTTTCGACCCTAACGAGCGCACTCTGAAACGATATAGCGCCATAGTGAGCAAGATCAATGCCCTCGAACCTCAGATGGAACAGATGAGCGACGAGGAGCTGGCCTCTGCCATAGCTCAGTTCAGGGGGCGCGTCCAAAGCGGTGAAGCCTTGGACGACTTGCTCGTCGATGTGTTTGCCGTGGTGCGTGAGGCTGCCAAAAGGACTTTGGGCATGCGCCACTTCGATGTCCAGCTCATGGGAGGCATTGCCCTCCACGAGGGAAAAATAGCGGAGATGAAGACAGGCGAGGGGAAGACGCTTGTGGCCACGCTCGCTGTAGTGCTCAACGCTTTATCCGGCAAAGGCGTCCACGTGGTGACCGTTAACGACTATTTGGCGAAGCGCGACGCGGAGTGGATGGGTGCCGTATATCGCTTTCTCGGCCTATCCGTGGGCGTGATTTACGCCATGATGGATCAGGGCGAGCGGCAGAGGGCTTATCAGGCTGATGTCATTTACGGTACGAACAGCGAGTTCGGCTTTGACTACCTGAGGGATAACATGGCTGTCAGTAGATCCCAGCTAGTCCAGAGGGGGCATCATTACGCTATCGTGGACGAGGTGGACTCGATCCTTATAGACGAGGCGCGCACCCCGCTTATAATCTCCGGTCCGTCAGAAGAAAGCGATGAGCCTTATAAACTCGCCGATCGCATAGCCAGGCAATTGAAGCAAGGCGTCCACTTCGAGATCGACGAGAAAGAGCGAAATGCAGCGTTGACAGAGGAGGGGATAGCCCACTGCGAAGAGCTTTTGGGCGTAGAGGAGCTCTTCAGCGATTACTCCACCTCCGAGATGGCTCACAAGATCGTTCAGGCCCTCAAGGCGAGGCATCTCTTCCATCGCGACACACATTATGTGGTGAGGGATGGGGAGGTTGTGATCGTCGACGAGTTCACGGGGCGACTCATGTTCGGCAGGCGCTACTCCGATGGCCTTCACCAGGCCATAGAGGCAAAGGAAGGGGTGCGCATAGGGAAGGAAAGCCAGACGCTCGCCACGATCACGCTCCAAAACTATTTCCGCATGTACAAAAAACTTGCGGGCATGACCGGCACGGCCGCCACGGAAGCCGAGGAGTTTAAAGAGATATACGGCCTTGATGTGGTGGTTATACCCACGAACAAGCCCATGATCCGCGTCGATCATCCGGATGTCATCTACCGCACCGTAAGGGAGAAATTTGTAGCTGTCGCGGATGAGGTACACGAGCATTACAAGGTAGGCTCTCCCGTGTTGGTCGGCACCACATCCATAGAAAATTCGGAACGGCTGAGCAAACTCCTCAAGGCGAGGGGCGTGCCGCATCAAGTTCTTAACGCCAAATACCACGAGAAAGAGGCGGCTATCGTCGCCCAGGCCGGCAGACTTGGGGCTGTCACTGTGGCAACAAATATGGCCGGCAGGGGGACAGACATCCTTCTGGGCGGAAATCCAGATTTTCTGGCCCGCGAGGAGGCTCTTCGAAAGGGGATAGACCCCGTAGGCGATCCAGAAGGTTATGCGGCGCTGCGCGAGCAGATGCGCGCCCTATGCGCCGCAGAGCACGAGCGGGTTGTCTCCTTGGGCGGGCTTCACGTTGTCGGTACGGAGCGGCACGAAGCCCGGCGCATAGACAACCAACTCAGGGGGCGCAGCGGTCGTCAGGGAGATCCCGGCTCGTCTCGCTTTTACCTCTCTCTTGAGGATGACCTGCTGCGCATCTTCGGGTCTGAGAGGATACAGGGGATCATGGAGAAGCTCGGCATGGAAGAAGGGGAAGCCATCGAGCATCCCCTTCTTACGAAGGCCATCGAGTCAGCTCAGAAGCGAGTGGAGCAGTATCACTTCGATATCCGCAAACAATTATTGCAATACGATGGTGTTTTGAATCAGCAGCGCGAGACTGTATACGGAGAGCGACGCCGCATCCTCTTCGCTGAAGACTTGATAGAGGAGGCGTGGCAGGTGGTGGAGGATGCCATAAGCGGCATCTTAGAGCGCGCCTTTCCCGAAAACGGCGAGCCCCAGGTCAGGGCGGCCGCTTTGCGGCTCAGGAACATTTTCGGTCCAGGCATTGAAAAGCACTTGGAGGGTGTGGACGCGCGCGCCCTGCTGCCGGAGGCGGAGAAGGCGGTCGTTTCGGAGGCCAGGCGGCGCTTCGATGAGAAGGTCGAAGAATTGGGCCACGATGTGGCGAATGAGCTCTTTCGCTTTATCCTTCTGCACGTTTTGGATAGCCATTGGAAAGAACACCTCCTCGCGATGGATGAGCTCAGGCGAGGCATAGGCTTGCGCGCTTTAGGACAGAAGGATCCGCTGCTCGAGTATCAATTCGAGTCCTTTAACCTGTTCCAAGAGATGTTCGAGAGCGTGCGAGAAAAGGTGGCTGAGCTGGCGATGAAGGTTTCGGTCGCTAAGGAGGAGCATAGGCCCGCCCGTAGAGCAGTTCCTGCGGTGCAAAGTCATAAGGTTCCGGTGGGGGTCGGTTCGCCCTCCGGTGGAGGCTCCAAAGCGCCAAGTCACAAAGCGAAAGTGGGGCGAAACGACCCATGTCCTTGCGGAAGCGGCAAAAAATACAAGCATTGTTGTGGGAAGAACGCATAATGACTCTTCGCAGGCTCTCTTCGCTCTATATAGCGGTGATATGCTTTTGCTTTTCACTTTTCTTCCCCCTTCCTTCCTTCGCTAAGGAGTGGAGCGCGCCGGTGGAAATTTTGCGCTTATACCGCGAAGCCCCTCCGCTTGAAGCATACGAAGGGGCTTCTGCTATGGTGTGGTTGCGGGAAAACCGCTATCGCCTCCTTTCGAGTGGGGATATGGAACAGGTTACGCGTTGGCTCATCTTCGCCAACGGCCCACTCAAGGAGAACTGGAGGACTTGGAAAATCCCTGTGCCGCACAAGGGAGAACTCACCTTGCAGGAAACGGCACTCTACGACCCCGTGTCGGGGAGGCTCATATCCCCCCTCGTGCCCTCGAGTGAGAAGGACGGCGTTCCCTTCGTAACCGTAAGAGTCCCACCCTTGGACGGCAACTACGTTTTGGCCATCGCCTATCGGAGGACTTTTCCCAAAAGGTACAACGTGGATGATGTGCTATGGACCGTACTCGACCTGCCGCAATGGGAACAACGGGTGAACGTAGAGGTGCCGTCCGGTATGCAACTCTTTTGGTCTTCTTCGGCAGGAGAGCCCAAGTTGGAAAGAGATGGCGTAGCAGATCACTATGTCTGGCAGATCTTAAACCAGCCTCCCTGGGTCGGGAAGGGGATTTTGGCGCAAAGGGAGGGGGTTTTAGCCTTCAGCCTGCGCGAAGGGGCGATTAACGCCCTGCAGCCCCTGATGGACTGGGTGAACTCGATGGGTTCGATCACGCCTCAGTTTGTCAAAGACGCCTTGAAGGACGCGAACAAGGCCAAAGCCGGACAGCGCATCATAGATTGGGCGCTCGACCCGAAGAAAAAACTCGGCGGAGTGCCCTGGGACTGGGCACGCCCAGCATCCGAATTGCCAACCGAGGGCCCTTGGTCTGAGTGGGAAAGGGTGGGACTGCTACATCACTGGCTAAAGAGTGCCGATTGGAAATCCGAGGTGCTGTGGCTTCCGGCGTTTCCGTTGGCGGATAAAGTGCCTGGCACTGGGAGGATCTGGCTTCGTCCTGTGCTCCGCCTTTCTGCCCCCGGTGTTTCTCGATATTATCTCGATGGGAAGCATCCAATAATAAACGGCGTGCCGAGCTCTCTTTCGGGGCGCACTTTATATGCCTTGGACGGCGCCAACGTCGTCAAGGATGTAATACCCCAAGGGAGCTATTCCGACCACCGCTTCACCATTAGGTGGAACGTCACGGTCGACGAGAATGGAAGCGGAAGCG carries:
- a CDS encoding TRAP transporter fused permease subunit, which produces MRKLKGPLKAVIYLYVVAMGLFHLYTATFGSLEAYLQRNVHLLWILPLTFILYPASKAGPKDEVPPFDWALAVLAACPGLYVIFNYESIIYRVIQVDPVTTVQLLLGTLLTLLLLEGTRRVVGWPLAVIGGLFAAYMYFGHFLPGIAKGFPFSFHRVIEHLYLTDEGIFSSSLGVSATYVMIFLIFGGFLEKSGIGPYFMDLAQAFAGHSPGGPAKIAVVSSAMFGSISGSAVANVYATGAFTIPLMKRIGYSPTFAGAVEAVASSGGQVMPPIMGAGAFIMASFLGIPYRNVIIAAFVPALLYYVAVFVMVHMRALKRGLTGLPREELPSRISVLKRIYLVVPLVGLVVMLLYGYTPMRAAMAGIAMAWIVSLFDPRYRMGPKAILDAIHDGSMNIFVVAIACATAGIVVGSVTLTGLGFKVVSLIFSLARNIPFLALLLVMLLSILLGMGLPTTAAYIVASALTVPALAKLGFPALASHMFVFYFAIISAITPPVALAAYAASSLAGSNPDETGFQAMRLGLLAFIVPYAFCYDGGLLLQEGFLWNIFAFLGGLGAAMAIGWGIEGFLRRPLSFWSRVLFLVMGILCLWPSTPIRLLALAVVFGAYISHRRAS
- a CDS encoding tryptophanase encodes the protein MRSRIGPEPFKIKAVEPMRLPDRSVREEALVRANYNLFGLRSEEVYVDLLTDSGTGAMSAAQWAALMMGDEAYAGARSFYALKDAVKEILGFDYVIPAHQGRGAENVLFGTLCKKGDVIPFNMPFDTTMAHILNVGAKPVDCVVDEAFDLVSDYPFKGNVDIGKLETVINQYGKENIPLIMVTVTNNSGGGQPVSLQNIRDVSQVARKYGIPFFLDAARMAENAYFIKMREPSCANMSLKEIIRAMADAADGLAVSCKKDPLVNIGGMITCRNEEMYHVLLPRTILYEGFATYGGLAGRDLQALAQGLFEMTDEEYMSHRVAQVRHLGELLDEAGVPFVKPAGGHAIFVDAASFLPRIPQRLFPADVLAAEVYIEGAVRGIGLGALAFATADPETGSEVLPKLELFRLAIPRRAYTNSHMEYVAEVVNDVYKRRESVDYGLELAYEPPVKGIRHFLGKLRPKKL
- the secA gene encoding preprotein translocase subunit SecA, translated to MLQAVKKMLGFDPNERTLKRYSAIVSKINALEPQMEQMSDEELASAIAQFRGRVQSGEALDDLLVDVFAVVREAAKRTLGMRHFDVQLMGGIALHEGKIAEMKTGEGKTLVATLAVVLNALSGKGVHVVTVNDYLAKRDAEWMGAVYRFLGLSVGVIYAMMDQGERQRAYQADVIYGTNSEFGFDYLRDNMAVSRSQLVQRGHHYAIVDEVDSILIDEARTPLIISGPSEESDEPYKLADRIARQLKQGVHFEIDEKERNAALTEEGIAHCEELLGVEELFSDYSTSEMAHKIVQALKARHLFHRDTHYVVRDGEVVIVDEFTGRLMFGRRYSDGLHQAIEAKEGVRIGKESQTLATITLQNYFRMYKKLAGMTGTAATEAEEFKEIYGLDVVVIPTNKPMIRVDHPDVIYRTVREKFVAVADEVHEHYKVGSPVLVGTTSIENSERLSKLLKARGVPHQVLNAKYHEKEAAIVAQAGRLGAVTVATNMAGRGTDILLGGNPDFLAREEALRKGIDPVGDPEGYAALREQMRALCAAEHERVVSLGGLHVVGTERHEARRIDNQLRGRSGRQGDPGSSRFYLSLEDDLLRIFGSERIQGIMEKLGMEEGEAIEHPLLTKAIESAQKRVEQYHFDIRKQLLQYDGVLNQQRETVYGERRRILFAEDLIEEAWQVVEDAISGILERAFPENGEPQVRAAALRLRNIFGPGIEKHLEGVDARALLPEAEKAVVSEARRRFDEKVEELGHDVANELFRFILLHVLDSHWKEHLLAMDELRRGIGLRALGQKDPLLEYQFESFNLFQEMFESVREKVAELAMKVSVAKEEHRPARRAVPAVQSHKVPVGVGSPSGGGSKAPSHKAKVGRNDPCPCGSGKKYKHCCGKNA
- a CDS encoding TAXI family TRAP transporter solute-binding subunit, with protein sequence MKARKCCVILMAVFLVAFATGGAFGAKENWPAQLRFPSGPPGGTWFALGGAIADMWTKSVIQVTSGSGGGVSNVVNAGRGEADLGLSTTSMLGAAAKGLDPFKEPVEGTALFANIYRQYTYFIMRKDYADKNGVKSVKDIVAKKLPIRFATLKPGTSSEFSIRSIFEKGFGVGWNDIKSWGGSVSFASYSDGADLLADNHLDCFAFQVSRVASVIMDIESRVDVVLLPVDKEARDAMAEVYGTTTFDIEPGVYKSVTEPVPTVGDYTCIVVAKALPEDLVYELSKALWEHKDELGEAFVDMKELNPKEAISEGVPVHPGAAKFWSELR